AACGTAAACAGCAGGATCAGGCCGACATACTGACCGGCCATCATTGCGCGTTCGCTTAAGGGGCTGCCCTTGACCAACTCGATAAGGTAATACAGCAGGTGACCCCCGTCCAAGACGGGGATGGGCATCAGGTTGAGCACGGCGAGGCTGAGCGACACCAGCGCCAGGAATTCGATGAACCAGGTGGCGCCCATGCTGGCGGAGGCATTGGCCACCTGGGCGATGCCGATCACGCCGGAGAGGTTCTTGGTGGAGGCCTGGCCGCTGACCATCTTGCCGATCATGTTGAAGATCGACATGGCGCGGTCCCAGGTAGTGCTCAGGGAGGCGCCGAGGGCCTTGACCGGTCCATAGCGCACCAGCGCTTCCTCAGGCTGCGGTGGCCGGATGCCGATCAGCCACTGCGGGGGACGCCCTTCGTAGGACTTCTTGACCGCCGTGACGGTCAGCGTCATGGGCTTGCCGGCCCGCTCGATGGCGATGGTCAGCCTGGGCGACTTGGCCGCTTCATCTTTCACCAGGTTGCCGAAGACGTCGAAGTCGGCCACTGGCTGTCCGTTGACGCTGACCAGCCGATCGCCGCCGCGCATGCCGGCGGTCTGCGCCGGATCGCCCTCGGTGACGATGGCTGCGACGGCCGGCAGCGGCGCGGGTCTCAGGCCCAGCTTGTCCAGATACTGGTCGATACCCTGGCCGGCCGGCAGTTCCTGCAGCGGCAGCACGACATGGCGTTCGGCGCCGTCGGTGCCGCGCACATCCATCGGCAGCGGCTCGCGACCAAGCATGGCGTTGGCCACGGCCTCCAGGGAGTCGCTCCACGTCGCGACGGCCTTGCCGTCGATGCGCAGCACGCGGTCGCCCGGGTGGATGCCGGCCTGCGCGGCCATGCTCTGCGGCGCGGCAGTGACCAGCGGGGCGATGTCCGGCTTGCCCAGCATGAACATCAGCCAGAACGCCACCACGGTAAAGATGAGATTGAAAGCGGGACCTGCAGCGACGATCGCGATGCGCTGCCAGACGGGCTTGCCGGTGAACTCCTGGCCGGCGAGCGCGGGATCGACCTCGCCTTCGCGGGCGTCGAGCATCTTCACGTAGCCGCCCAGCGGAATCACGGCGACCTGATACTCGGTGCCGTCCTTGCCGATGCGCTTCCAGATGGCCCTGCCGAAGCCCACCGAGAAACGGAGCACCTTCACGCCGCAGCGGCGGGCGACCCAGTAGTGGCCGAATTCGTGAAAGGTCACCAGCACGCCAAGCGTGACCAGCAACCAAAACACGGATCCAAGAAGAGTATTCATCGGCAAGAGCTTATCAGGCTTGTCAGCAGGCGTTGCGGAGAACGCGGCGGGCAGCCTCGCGGGCCGCACGGTCGCGTTCATTCAGGGTCTGCACATCGACCACAGCTTGAGACGGCAGTTCCGCAAGAACGCTCTCGACGAGATCGGCGATGCCGAGGAAGGACAGTCCGCCGCCCAGGAACGCATCCACCGCCACCTCGTTAGCTGCATTGAGGATGGCTGGCGCGTCGCCGCCGGCGCGCAAGGCCTGGAAGGCCAGGGCGAGGCAGCGGAAGGTGCCCAGATCGGGCTGTTCGAACGCCAGCGGCGCCGAGGTGGCGAGATCGAGCGGTGACACGCCGGCCTCCACGCGCGCCGGCCAGGCCAGTGCGTGCGCGATGGCGGTGCGCATGTCGGGGTTGCCCAGCTGCGCGAGCACCGAACCGTCCACGTACTCCACCATCGAATGCACCAGGCTTTGCGGGTGCACCAGCACGTCGATGGTGTCCGGCGTGGCGCCGAACAGGTGATGTGCCTCGATCACCTCGAGGCCCTTGTTCATCAGCGTCGCCGAATCCACCGAAATCTTGCGGCCCATCACCCAGTTCGGATGC
The window above is part of the Dyella jiangningensis genome. Proteins encoded here:
- the rseP gene encoding RIP metalloprotease RseP — protein: MNTLLGSVFWLLVTLGVLVTFHEFGHYWVARRCGVKVLRFSVGFGRAIWKRIGKDGTEYQVAVIPLGGYVKMLDAREGEVDPALAGQEFTGKPVWQRIAIVAAGPAFNLIFTVVAFWLMFMLGKPDIAPLVTAAPQSMAAQAGIHPGDRVLRIDGKAVATWSDSLEAVANAMLGREPLPMDVRGTDGAERHVVLPLQELPAGQGIDQYLDKLGLRPAPLPAVAAIVTEGDPAQTAGMRGGDRLVSVNGQPVADFDVFGNLVKDEAAKSPRLTIAIERAGKPMTLTVTAVKKSYEGRPPQWLIGIRPPQPEEALVRYGPVKALGASLSTTWDRAMSIFNMIGKMVSGQASTKNLSGVIGIAQVANASASMGATWFIEFLALVSLSLAVLNLMPIPVLDGGHLLYYLIELVKGSPLSERAMMAGQYVGLILLFTLMGLAFYNDIHRFLPS